In the Harmonia axyridis chromosome 3, icHarAxyr1.1, whole genome shotgun sequence genome, one interval contains:
- the LOC123675428 gene encoding uncharacterized protein LOC123675428, with amino-acid sequence METNNINMIFIRDNYPEDISQALKKLWNIKKKNAKQKNRRLFLLQCKNAQLCPTFLKFSLPHIKFLDNSMGELNNKNDNTDITHTEWVTNLTNTTIPKTVIEVLSLGPNYSKEYKTKDIPITDIIASLETAIMNLEPETQTKIRTDITNTITNFKHKNSKKNREQVILNKKIKETTVFLKNNPQLTILKPDKSNKTVIMNKSEYKNKIMEHLNDEQTYKRLNRNPTQIIQKKNNELIKNWEMKNLLPKKLCSSLKIHNAVPPQFYGLPKLHKNNIPLRPIVSCIQSPTYNLSKYLSKCISPIIGQNAYHIKDSWTFKQFINTVSLKDNEKLVSFDVVSLYTNTPMEKAKSIIAKRWDEIKHHTDLTKVEFLKATDFCISNSYFQFEDSFYSQIDGCSMGAPLSALLAQLIANLLNRRIFLLECKRLGLTPNHIGTGVKNVLNLVEFHTGSRFNKKISGFNKNLVNRLLSLEIEHIHLKISHICKYNSTIKRELRQTIPTEIHREFFRRQKTTYNKIFHKVKATNLRKIKALQRRIHKADYKVPEKWFKNLSQTTEPEEVRTVLGLGSKFNVPLDHKEINIKDLIADVESILDLVEEDRRDTLRAKIASIITGHLHKGKNNICATDNIRKLYKTTKNFLRTNDHLVVLDSDKGSVTVLMDRADYLQKMYSIVDTDDFKKISRDPTTTIQNKTNKIISTLVNQNILSKEAARSMKSYNSVSPRMYGNPKIHKENIPMRPIVSDVQGPTCKFSNYIAQILTEAYDQDNAYYVRDSFDFSSKINNFELPPDYVVISLDVVNLFGNISKELVLRAMEFHWNKIEAVCNISKEYFKEIITFLLESGYFMFDGSVYLQMFGCIMGSRLSPILSLYVMDYVLDSCIPRLTFTLAFIKKYVDDLIISLPSTGTEEILQVFNSFDPKLKFTIETEDCYNSVPFLDTKVCRVDNKVKLNWYRKTTSAGKFIHFLSDHPMSIKLNFIKEQKNRIYKICDPTFRDGSMKRLFDLLVENAYPKTMLKKLLYSTSMLPLTESQTQPDMVGETEVVKYRSIPNIPYLTYKIKNCFKDYNKKVKIVAQCKKKVANLYSKLKDPIPKEIKSNVVYELECTDCHETYVGQTSQWLRNRMNLHKSDIRTNNLRCALSVHANKYSHSVDFNNVKILDVNVNYKKRCILEMIHIQTQKSKINKKTDTQRLSPIYAYLIEFSNRPFFDGPVDE; translated from the exons ATGGAGACAAACAACATCAACATGATATTTATTCGTGACAACTATCCTGAGGACATATCACaagctttgaaaaaactttggAACATCAAAAAGAAGAATGCGAAGCAGAAAAACAGGAGACTATTTCTTTTACAATGCAAAAATGCACAATTATGTCCAACATTTCTGAAATTTAGTCTTCCCCACATCAAATTCCTGGACAACTCAATGGGG gaattgaacaacaaaaatGATAATACTGATATCACACATACAGAGTGGGTCACTAACCTCACTAACACTACTATACCTAAAACAGTCATAGAAGTTTTAAGCTTGGGCCCGAACTACAGCAAAGAATATAAAACAAAAGACATACCTATAACGGACATTATTGCGAGTTTGGAAACTGCAATTATGAATCTGGAACCAGAAACACAGACAAAAATAAGAACAGATATTACAAATACCATCACTAAtttcaaacacaaaaattctAAGAAGAATAGAGAACAagtaatattgaataaaaaaatcaaagaaacgaCAGTATTTCTGAAGAACAATCCTCAACTCACCATCCTGAAACCAGATAAATCGAATAAAACCGTTATTATGAACaaaagtgaatataaaaataaaataatggaacATCTTAATGACGAACAAACTTACAAAAGATTGAATAGAAATCCTacacaaataattcaaaagaaaaataacgaattaataaaaaattgggAAATGAAAAATCTTCTACCTAAAAAACTATGTTCCAGTCTCAAAATACACAACGCTGTACCTCCCCAATTCTACGGTTTACCTAAGCTCCACAAAAACAATATTCCATTAAGACCAATTGTCAGCTGTATTCAAAGTCCTACctataatttatcaaaatatttatccAAGTGTATTTCACCCATTATTGGCCAGAATGCATACCACATAAAAGATTCTTGGACattcaaacaattcataaaTACAGTGAGCTTGAAAGACAATGAAAAATTGGTATCATTTGATGTTGTCAGCCTATACACCAACACTCCGATGGAAAAAGCCAAAAGCATAATTGCAAAACGATGGGATGAAATAAAACATCACACAGATCTCACGAAAGTTGAATTTCTGAAGGCCACTGATTTCTGCATATCAAActcttattttcagtttgagGATTCTTTTTACAGCCAAATAGACGGATGCAGCATGGGAGCCCCTCTATCAGCACTATTAGCCCAATTG ATAGCGAACCTCTTGAACAGGAGGATATTCCTTCTCGAATGTAAAAGACTGGGATTAACACCTAATCATATAGGAACAGGAGTCAAGAATGTTCTGAATTTGGTTGAATTTCACACAGGAAGTAGATTCAATAAAAAGATTAGTGGATTTAACAAAAACTTAGTTAATAGATTACTTTCCTTAGAGATTGAACACATTCACTTAAAGATTTCACACATTTGCAAGTACAATAGCACCATAAAAAGAGAGTTGAGACAGACAATACCAACAGAGATACATAGAGAATTTTTCAGACGCCAGAAGACTacatacaacaaaatatttcataaagtgAAAGCCACAAACCTCAGAAAAATTAAAGCACTACAAAGAAGAATACATAAAGCAGATTATAAAGTTCCAGAGAAATGGTTCAAGAATTTGTCCCAGACAACAGAACCTGAAGAGGTTAGAACAGTCCTTGGTTTGGGTTCCAAATTTAACGTCCCTTTAGACCACAAAGAAATAAACATCAAAGACCTAATAGCAGACGTTGAAAGCATTTTGGACTTGGTGGAGGAAGATAGAAGAGACACTTTGAGAGCTAAGATAGCAAGCATTATAACCGGTCATCTACATAAaggtaaaaataatatttgtgcGACAGACAACATAAGAAAACTATATAAAACAACGAAAAACTTTTTGAGAACTAATGATCACCTTGTAGTTCTCGACAGTGACAAAGGTTCAGTGACTGTACTTATGGATAGGGCGGATTATCTTCAGAAGATGTACTCAATTGTTGACACTGACGATTTCAAAAAGATTTCTAGAGACCCAACGACCACTATCCAGAATAAAACCAACAAGATCATATCCACACTTGTAAACCAAAATATACTAAGTAAAGAAGCTGCAAGATCAATGAAATCATATAATTCAGTGAGCCCTAGAATGTACGGAAATCCCAAAATACATAAAGAAAATATCCCAATGCGACCAATCGTATCTGATGTACAGGGTCCCAcatgtaaattttcaaattatattgcaCAAATCCTAACAGAAGCCTATGACCAGGATAATGCATATTATGTGAGAGATTCGTTTGACTTTTCCAGTAAGAttaacaattttgaattaccccCAGATTATGTGGTGATATCACTTGACGTAGTCAACCTATTTGGCAACATATCAAAGGAGTTGGTACTGAGAGCAATGGAATTCCATTGGAACAAGATTGAGGCAGTCTGCAACATATCAAAAGAATACTTCAAGGAGATTATCACCTTCCTCCTAGAATCAGGTTACTTCATGTTCGATGGCAGTGTCTATTTGCAGATGTTTGGGTGCATTATGGGATCCAGACTTAGCCCGATTTTGTCGTTGTATGTGATGGACTATGTGCTCGACTCCTGTATACCTAGATTAACATTCACACTtgcatttataaaaaaatatgtagacgACCTAATAATATCCCTACCATCAACGGGAACTGAGGAGATATTGCAAGTTTTCAACAGCTTCGACCCTAAATTAAAGTTCACGATTGAAACAGAAGATTGTTACAACTCTGTTCCGTTCTTAGATACCAAGGTATGCCGAGTGGATAATAAAGTAAAATTAAATTGGTATAGAAAGACGACTTCTGCAGGAAagtttatacattttttatctGACCATCCAATGagcataaaattaaatttcattaaagaacaaaaaaacagGATTTATAAAATCTGTGATCCAACATTCAGAGATGGAAGCATGAAAAGACTGTTTGATCTTTTAGTTGAGAATGCCTATCCTAaaacaatgttgaaaaaacttctatattctacttcAATGTTGCCTTTGACTGAAAGTCAAACACAACCTGATATGGTGGGAGAAACAGAAGTTGTGAAATATAGAAGCATCCCTAACATCCCTTACCTTACCTACAAAATTAAGAATTGTTTTaaagattataataaaaaagtgaaaatagtaGCACAGTGCAAAAAGAAAGtggcaaatttatattcaaaactGAAGGACCctataccaaaagaaataaaatcgaatgtggTGTACGAACTGGAATGTACTGACTGTCATGAAACCTACGTAGGTCAAACCTCTCAGTGGCTTAGAAATCGCATGAACTTACATAAAAGTGATATTAGAACAAATAACCTGAGATGTGCATTATCTGTTCATGCTAATAAGTACTCACACAGTGTTGATTTTAATAACGTAAAAATTTTAGatgtaaatgtaaattataaaaaaagatgtaTACTAGAAATGATCCACATACAAactcaaaaaagtaaaattaacaaaaaaacggaCACGCAGAGATTAAGTCCAATATATGCATATCTCATAGAATTTTCTAACAGACCATTTTTCGATGGTCCAGTTGATGAATGA